One genomic segment of Impatiens glandulifera chromosome 6, dImpGla2.1, whole genome shotgun sequence includes these proteins:
- the LOC124942470 gene encoding signal recognition particle 14 kDa protein-like, whose translation MVLLQLDPFLNELTSMFERSTETGSVWVTLKRSSMKSKVKRNKMSSAGEDIEYRCLVRATDGKKTISTSVGAKDHQRFQASYATILKARMTTLKKRDRKDKRKAADREIKQESSKKQQSST comes from the exons ATG GTTCTATTACAGCTAGATCCATTTCTCAATGAGCTTACCAGTATGTTTGAGCGTAGTACAGAGACAGGATCCGTTTGGGTTACTCTAAAGCGAT CATCTATGAAGTCAAAGGTGAAGAGGAATAAGATGTCCTCGGCTGGGGAAGACATAGAGTATAGATGCCTTGTCCGAGCAACTGATGGAAAAAAGACAATCTCCACCTCG GTTGGAGCAAAGGATCATCAACGTTTCCAAGCGTCTTATGCCACAATTCTTAAGGCCCGGATGACTACATTGAAGAAGAGGGATAGGAAAGATAAGAGAAAGGCTGCCGATAGGGAAATCAAGCAAGAGAGCTCTAAGAAGCAGCAGTCTTCTACATGA